Proteins from a genomic interval of Papaver somniferum cultivar HN1 chromosome 4, ASM357369v1, whole genome shotgun sequence:
- the LOC113273236 gene encoding acidic leucine-rich nuclear phosphoprotein 32 family member B-like, which translates to MEPTNNGRVFMSTLKNLEMHLQLRTDLVKHIAARPGTGGQAADLSSLEGLDMEYVVLPSSDGDYDDTDLEEEVVPGQNDDGEFDYYGDYNDQIPDDFEHAVEHFYGDIHVEDEYEHDGDDDEDDDDDDEEDDDDDEDDDDDEEAAYKDVGMYDDDDVES; encoded by the coding sequence ATGGAACCTACCAATAATGGTCGTGTATTTATGTCAACTCTGAAAAACCTAGAAATGCACCTACAACTAAGAACAGATCTTGTCAAGCACATTGCTGCGCGTCCTGGTACAGGAGGCCAGGCAGCGGACTTGTCTAGTTTGGAGGGTTTAGACATGGAATACGTGGTACTTCCATCATCAGATGGAGATTATGATGATACAGacttagaagaagaagttgttcctgGTCAAAACGACGATGGAGAATTTGATTATTATGGAGATTACAATGATCAAATCCCAGATGACTTTGAACATGCAGTTGAACATTTTTATGGAGACATACATGTAGAAGACGAATATGAACATGATGGAGATGACGATGAGGATGATGACGATGACGATGAGGAGGACGATGACGATGATGAGGACGATGACGATGATGAAGAGGCTGCGTACAAGGATGTGGGtatgtatgatgatgatgatgttgagtcaTAG